The genomic interval GCCGCGCCCCAGCTCGCGTTCGATCACGAAGCCGGCGAATACCTCACCACGGCGCAACATCCGTGCCCCCCATATCCAGCGAGCCCAACCGATAGCAGCCTAGCCAACTCTCAGGTCGCCAATCCCGTGTCCGAGCGGTTCCCGCACCTACCATCAGTTTGCTGAAAGTTAGCCAACCGTCGATAAGGAGTGCTCGCATGCAAATCCTGGAAACCGTGCTCACCCTGGTCACCTCCATGCTGGATCTCGCGAGCCAGCTGTCGGCATTCGGGTCCTGATGTAATTCGCCCGGTCCCCGGGGACCGGTGCGCTCGGCACCATTGGGGCCGTGATCGATCTGGTGGGCGTTCTCCGCTGGGCGCCCGCGTTCCTCCGAGGTCCCCCGGGAGTCCGTCCCTTGGGGGACCTCGTCATCGGCGCCGACCTCCGCGACCCTGTTCGCGTGCTGCGGCCCAGGCGTGCACGTCGCCCCGATCGATAGCGACGGCGAGCAAGTCGGGAAAAGCGTCGGGAGTGCACGCGAACGCGGGGACACCGAGCGCGGCGAGCGCGGCCGCGTTGTCATGGTCGTAGGCGGGGGCACCGTCATCGGAGAGTGCGAGCAGAACCAGCACCTGGACTCCCGATTCGCGCATGGCGTTGATCCGGCGCAGCATCTCCGCGCGAATCCCGCCCTCGTACAGATCCGAGATCAACACGAACAGCGTGTCGGCCGGCCGGGTGACCAGCGACTGGCAGTAGGCCAACGCCTGATTGATATCGGTGCCGCCGCCCAACTGGGTGCCGAACAGCACGTCTACCGGGTCGGTCAGCCGATCCGTCAGGTCCGCGACCTCGGTATCGAACACCACCAGCGAGGTCCGCAGCGCCCGCATCGAGGCCAGCACCGCCCCGAACACCGACGCGTACACCACACTGGCCGCCATCGATCCGGACTGGTCGATCGCCAGCACCACATCCCGTCGCACCGCCTGCGCTGTCCGTCCATACCCGACCAGCCGCTCCGGGACGACCGTGCGCTGCTCCGGCAGATAGTGCGCGAGATTCTTCCGGATCGTCTTGTCCCAGTCGATGTCCCGGGGCTTCGGTCGCGTCGTCCGGGCCGCCCGATTCAATGCGCCGGTCACCGCCGCGCGGGTATGCGCGGCGATCCGCTCCTCGATCTCGCGCACCACTTTCGCCACCACGACACGCGCTGTCGCCCTGGTGGTTTCCGGCAGCACCGAATTCAACCCGAGCAAGGTCCCGACCAGATGCACATCCGGCTGCACCGCCTCGAGCAACTCCGGCTCCAGCAACAACTGCGTCAACTCCAGCCGGTCGACCGCGTCGCGCTGCAACACCTCGACCACCGACGACGGAAAGTACCGCCGAATATCACCCAGCCACCGCGCCACCCGCGGCGCCGATCCCCCGAGCCCCCCGGTCCGCTGCCCAGCCGCGTCCTCCTCCGCACCGTTGTACAAACTCCCCAGTGCCTGATCCATCGCCAGGTCATCCGCGTCTCCGAGCCCCCCGACCTCCGCCTCGGCCGCAGCCCCCAACACCAACCGCCACCGCCGGGCCTGCACGTCATCCGCACTCACAACACACCTCCATCGGGTAGATCACAGGCACGCGAGCACGCACCGCGGGGGGTGCTCCACCCGCCGTGGGTTCGAGCATGCTGTGCACAACCTGCCTTTCCGATTCGGCATCCGTCATGGTGTGGCTCCGAGGATTCGGGCGACGGTGGTCATCGCGGCGGTTCCGCGGGTGTGGTCGGTGGTGGGGGTTGGGGTGGTGGGGGTTTCGGGGGTGCGCAGGGCGGTGGCGATGGCGCGGCGCTCGGCGGGCTCGAAGGTGCTGAAGGTGCGGCGGAGGAGGGGGAGGGTGGTGGTGAACTGGTCTTCGGGGAGGGTGTGCAGCCAGGTGTCGATGAGGTGCAGGAGCTGGCGGTCGTGAACGAGGAGGAGGCCGCGGCCGCCGAGGAAGCCATCGATCCAGGCGGCTTTGGCGGCGGGTGTGGGTCCGATCGACAGGGCGGCGGACAGCCTGCGGGCGGAGTCGGCGCGGTCGATGCGGCCGGCGTCGGCGAGGAGGCGGACGGCGCGGCCCACAAGGGCCCCGTGCACGTCTTCGCGGTCGGCGAGGCGATGCAGGGCGACCAGCCATTCGGCGGTGGCCCAGGCATTGTCCCGGGTGTGGATGGCGGTGTGGGCGGCGTCGAGCAGGGCGCGCAGATGTTCGGCGGCGGTGGTGTCCAGGCCGGTGACCGCGCCGGGCAGTCCCGCGCAGATCCGGACCAGCAGACTGTCGGCTACGTGGGCGAGGGCGGAGGTATCGGTGCCGCGGACATCGCCGTAGCGCAGGGTGCCGACGAGGCTGGGGAGGGCCGCGAGCAGGCGGGTGACGTCGTGGTCCAGGGCCGCGACGGTTTCCAGGCGGGCCACCAATCCCGTGGTGGCCGGACCGAGGTCGGCGAGGAGCGATGATTCCAGCGCGGTGGTGAGGTCGGCGAGACCGACGTCGGGCCGGGCGGCGGCATCGAGAACCTTGGCCGCGGCCGCGGCGGCGATGGTGGTCCCCCAGCGCGAGGCCTCGACAACCGCGACCGCGAACTCGGGCCGCCAGCGCAGCGACCAGCTTTCCCGGAACGTGCCGGTGCCTCGGATATCACTGGATACCTCTGTGCCCCAAGGGATTCCGAGCAGGCGCAACCGGTGCAGCAGATGTGACCGCTGGCGCTCGCGGTCTTTGCGCAGATCCAGGTCGAGCGCCTTCGCCGCCGGGTCCTGCTTCATGCGCAGGGTTCGGATCCGCGCCCGCAGGTCCGCGTCCAGCGGAACCGCGGGCGCGCCCTCGGGCACCGAGCCGAGAGCCTCCCCGACCACCAACGCGGAGTTCACGACCCGCACCAGGGTCTCCTCGCCCCCGCACATCACCGCGCGCACGGCCTCCGTCACCTCCGACAGCCCCGCCAGTGGCCGCTCCCGCAGCACCGCCAAAGTCTCGGCCAGCCGCACCGATTCGATGACATGCGCACTGGACACCGGCAGATCCTGCGCCCGCAGCACCCCCGCCGCCTTGGTCAGCCACCGCGCCACCGGCTGCTCGGTCTCGGTGAACAAATGGTGATACCAGCCGGGCGAATCGATCCCCGCCCCGTACCCGGACGCGGTCGCCAACCGCGAATGCGTCCACGGCACCCACGTCACCGTCGCCTTCACCTTCGGCAACCCCTTGAGCAGCCGCGCATCCGGCGCCGCGGGCCCCAGCGGCCCGGCCAACGCCGGCGCATGCCAAGCCCCACACACCACAGCCACCCGCCGCGCCCCACCCTTGATCGTCTTGCGCAACACCTGCCGCATGTAGGCCTCCCGCAGCAGGGTGTGCGAGTCCACCAGTTCCGGCCGCGGATTCTGCTCTGCCCCAGCCTCTCTCAACTCCTCACCGGTCCCACTGGTATCCGGACGCGCGTTGCGTAGTTCCGCCATGGCTTCGGTGATCGCGTCGAAAGCGTTTATGTGCGGGGCGGATTCGAGGATGGCGTCCCACCAGCGTTCGGTGTCGTCGTGGCCGGCGGCAGCGGCCAATTCGGCGACCGGGTCGATGGTGTCGCCGGGTTCTTCGCGGACGGCGAGCACTGTGGTGGCGGGTAGGTCGCAGAAGTGGACGGGGATGTCGCGGTCGGCGGCGTATCGCATCGCCTGCCACTCCGGGGAGAACACGGCGAAGGGCCAGAAGGCCGCGCGGGCGGGCTGATCCGGGACGTAGGCGAGCAGAGCGACCGGCGGCGCCATGCCCTCGGCGGCGACGAAGCCGACCAAGGGGTCCGCGTCGGCGGGGCCTTCGATCAGGATGGCGTCCGGCTGGAAGTCGTGCAGCGCCCGCAGGAGTGAGCGGGCCGAGCCCGGTCCGTGGTGACGTATCCCGAAGACGCGCGTGCGCGGGTCGACATCCGATGTCATTCGCTGATCTCGCGGCAGGCGCGGTAGAAGTCGGACCAGTCGGGGCGTTCGCGAACGACGGCTTCCAGGTATTCCGTCCAGATGGCGGTGTCGGAGACCGGGTCCTTGATGATGGCGCCGAGGACCGAGCCGGCGATATCGGCGGCGCGCAGGGTGCCGTCACCGAAGTGGGCGGACAGGGCTATCCCGTTGGTGATGACGGAGATGGCTTCGGCGGTGGACAGCGTGCCGGAGGGCGATTTGAGGGCGGTGCGGCCATCGGCGGTGCTGCCGGAGCGGAGTTCGCGGAAGACGCGCACGACGCGGCGGACCTCGTCGGCGGCGGGGATGGCGGGGAGTTCCAGGGCGGCGCCGAGTTGTTCGACCCGGCGGGTGACGATGGCGACCTCGTCGTCCTCGCTGGCGGGCAGCGGCAGGACCACGGTGTTGAAGCGGCGGCGCAAGGCCGAGGAGAGGTCGTTGACGCCGCGATCGCGGTCGTTGGCGGTGGCGATGATGTTGAAGCCCTTGGCGGCCTGGACCTGGATGCCGAGTTCGGGGACCGGCAGCGTCTTCTCGGACAGAATGGTGATCAGCGCGTCCTGGACGTCGGAGGGAATCCGGGTGAGTTCCTCGATGCGGGCGATCGCGCCGGTGCGCATGGCGGTCATGACGGGGGAGGCGACCAACGCGCCCTCGCTCGGACCCTCGGCGAGCAGCCGCGCGTAATTCCAGCCGTAGCGGATGGATTCCTCCGCCGTGCCGGAGGTGCCCTGGACGAGCAGCGTGGAGGCGCCGCTGACGGCGGCCGAAAGATGCTCCGATACCCAGGTTTTCGCGGTGCCCGGGACGCCGAGCAGCAGCAGCGCGCGGTCGGTGGCCAGCGTGGCGACCGCGACCTCCATGAGCCGGCGCGGGCCGACGTACTTCGGGCTGATCACGGTGCCGTCGTCGAGCACCCCACCGAGCAGGTAGGTGACCACCGCCCACGGCGAGAGCCGCCAGCCCGGCGGGCGGGGTCGAGTATCGGCGGCGGCGAGCGCGGCGAGTTCGGTGGCGTAGGCCTGTTCGGCGTGCGGGCGCAGCAGCTCCGGCACGAGATCGGTAGTGGTCACTGCAACTCCTCGAGCATCATCGAGCGGTGGGTGAGATCGCGGGCGAGCCGATCGAATGCTTGCTGCCAACCAGGATCTTCGCAACGGCGGGCCAGCACTCCGGCCATCCCCGCCGAGCTGACCGGCAAGTGCGCGGCCGCGGCCACCAGCAGCGACCGATGTGCCGCCGGACCCGAGCCGTGCATCCCGGCCCGTTGCGCCGCGACCCGCGACCGTTCGAACAACAACAGCATCAGATGTTGCGCCAGCGGTTCCGGCCACGGGTGACCCATCGCCGGCAGCAGGGCTTCGATCTCGGAGAACCAGGCGCCGTCCAGCCGCAGCAGGTGCCGCACCCGATCCTCCTCGGGCAGCAGTGCGAAAAGCTCGCGCCGCCGCAGCAATGCCACATCCGAGGGCACCCCGGCCTCGAACAGCGCCTTCGCCCAGGCCGAATCCTGCTGAGCCAGTGCGGCATCCACCCACCCGTCGAACATCGGTTGCCGGAATCGCTCTTCGACCGCGATCCGCAGCACTGTCTCGGGGGCCGAGGTTCCATAGTTCGGCCCGCCGGGGTCGGCTGCGGATGGCGGGGAATCGGTCTGAGGAGGCGACCCCTGCTCGTGGGGCGACGTAGTCGGCGAACTACCAGACCCGGCTGGGTCTGTCTCGGATCCGGGCAAATCGGCGGCAGTAAACGGTCCGGTCACTTCCAGTCCGTGGTCCAGCGGGTTGGTTGCTGGGTGTTTGGGATCGCGCGGGTTGGTCGCCGTCTGGTTGTGGTCCAGTGGGTTGGTCGCCGTCCGTAAGCGGTCCAACGGGTCGGTCGCTAGGTGTTCCCGGTCGAGAGGGCCGGTCGCTGGGTGTTTCGGGTCGAGTGGGTCGGTCGCTGTCCGTGAGCGGTCGAGTGGGCCGGTCACCGTCCGCCAATGATCCAGCGGTGTGGCCGCTACCAGCTGGCGGAGGCGACCTGCGGTGGGATCGGGGGTGCCGTTCCAGCGGTAGGTGGATTCGGCGGGGCGGTCGTAGATTCCGTCGCGACGAGCATCCGCGTCGAGCGGATCTGGCAGGTTGATGACGAAGCGGGGCTCGCCGGGCTCGAGCCTGATCCAGGACCGGGCGCGAGCGGTCATACGCTGGGCGAACGCTGAATCCGGCAGCAGTGCGAGCAGGCCGGAGGCGGTGCGCCGGACATCGGCCCGGCGGTCATCCAGTGCGGATTCGAGGAGCGATTCGTCGTCTGTCGACAGTCGCTCCGAGCAGGCCGCCAGCAGTTCGGCTTTCACCGCGCCGGATTCCTTCTGCCACGTCCGCGCGAGCAGTTCGCGCGCGGCACTCGGATCCCGATGGCGTAGCCGTGCGAACCAAGCCAGGCGTTCAGCGGGACTACCGGTCCGCCAGACAGTGGAGGAATCGTCCGCGCTGCCTTCGGAGTCGTTCGGCCACTCCAGCTTTCGCCATTCCGGATGACGCGCTGCCAGCCAGCGCCCGCGCTCTCCAGCCAACCGCAACAGCAACGGGCGCAACCCGGCGTGCGCGCAAGCCTGCTCGAGCAGTAACGCGCAGAGCGCGTCGGGGGCCCGGAAGTCGTGCGGCGCGGCGGCATCGAACCACTCCGGAAGAAACACCGAGCGCTCGCGCAGCATGGCGGCCAACCGCTGTGCGGCGGGTTCGGGCAGTCGTCGTCGCGCATCCTCGGGAGCGGGTTCCGGCAGCTCAGCGTGGGCCGCGAGCACACCGCCCCGGGCGAAAGCCACTTGGAGCGCGACGGATTCGAGGAGCAGCATGGCAGGGTCGGCCTCCAACCGGGCGGCCACCGCACCGACGGGTTCGCCCAGCAGACTCGTATCCACTGCCCGCCGCGCGGTGCCCAGCAGCGCCACCGAGGTCAGGTGTTCGTTTCCGGCTGACACGGTCGAGCGCGCCGCACCGGCTGCCCGCTCGGATTCGAGGTCGATCACGGTCCCGTCGGTGAACACCGACATCGGTACCAAACCGGCCGCGCTCCATTCGCCGATCACCGTCACCGGATGTCCGCCGGAGATGCCCAGCAACTGCCACGGAGCCGCACCCTCGGCCATCGGCAGCGCCACCCCGCCGCGTTCCGCGACTTGCCAGCCGGCTTCCCCGACGACGAGAACGACCTCGGTGAGCAGGACCGGCCACGCCCACAACCAAGGATCGGCAGCCAGCGCCCGGGCTTGCGCGTCCAACGCGCGTGCGATGGTGCCCCGCAGTTCCCGGCTGTCGTCAGGCCGAGACACGGAAGCCGCGATGTCCGAGGAGGGGTTCGCCACATCCGTGTATGCCGCGGGCGAGGTGTCGGCCGGTACACCGGGCAGCGTGGTGTTCGGACCGTCGCCATATGACGCGGACCAAGCGGTGCCCGCCGCACCGGGCAGCGTGGTGAACGGCTCGTCGCCACCGTATCGCTCGCCCCAGAGCGCACGTAGCGGCGCGGCGGCAGGGTAGTAGTGCACGTTCGCCTCGGCCATCATGCCCAGCGGGGGTACGTCTTTCGGGAACTCCGCCGTGCCGAAACTGTGGTCGACCAGCAGTGCCCACCGCCGAGTCCGCCTGCCGTACAACCAGGTTCGGCGGGTGTGCAGCCGCTCTTCCTCGGTGGTCCGGACGCCGAGCACCATCCACTCGTCGCCCACGGCGGGCTCTGCCCGGACACTCGCGGTGCGTGTCGGATACCCGATGTGTGTGCGGACGGTGGCGCGTAGCGGTTCGGGCAGTTCGTCGAGTCGGCGGTGTGCGGCGACGAGCAGATGCAGCCGCGCGTACTCGCGCAGCAACAGCTCCGGCCAATCCGCGCGCCCGGCAATGATCTCCGGCAACCGTCGCAGCACCGCCGCGACACCGGGGGCCTGTGCGTCGACCATCCGCGCCGCCATCGCGGCGAACCCCCGGTAGGACCGATCGGCCTGTGCGAGACCGGTGCGCACCTGATCGCCGAGCCAGATATCGAGCTCCTCCAGCCCGGCGCTGACGCGCACCGCGCGCTGTCGCGCGGCAGGTGTGCTGACCTGCGCTCCCGTGTCGTTCATCGCGGCCCCCGTCTCGTCTGTTGCCCGAATTCCTACCTGACGCCACCGACAAGTGACAGCGGCCCGCGCCAACCGTATTGCGCTCCTGCCGGATTCGGCCGGAACGACACCCTTGCGCGGAATGTCCGGTATCTGGCATCCTGTTCTGTTCGGCTCCGTCCGAGCCACCCAATCCGGGTGCCACACTTCGAGCTGCCCGCGTGGGTTGGCGAGGGGTGGACATCGAGTGTGGGGGGCTCATTCGATGGCCATACCATCCCCCGCGGGCAGATTCGGACCTCTCGCACAGTCCCGCCGCCGGTGGGCGAAAATCCCGCTGTCGGGTAGCGTTTCGCTCGAATTTGCCGATCGGGGTGGAGGGTTTGTCGTATGGCCGATGCGGCCACCGAGGCGGTACCGCGCCTGACCGAGGTGGTGGCTCGCCGCCTTGCCGATGATCCCGCCGTCACCCCGGATGTCGCGCAGGCTGTGCTGCGCGCCCTGGGCGGTGCCGAGTCCGCGGACCGGACAACCGGTTTCGACGATACGGGGATTTTCCTCAAGGCGATCCGGGTGCGTGGGTTCCGCGGTATCGGCCAGGAGACGACGCTGGAGCTGCCACCGGGCCCCGGCCTGACGCTGGTGGTGGGTCGCAACGGCAGCGGCAAATCGAGTTTCGCCGAAGCCGCCGAACTGGCCCTGACCGGCGGTAATCGCCGCTGGGACGGGCGATCCGCCGCCTGGCGGGAAGGCTGGCGCAATCTGCATACCGGCGGTTCGACCCGGATCGAGCTGGAAATGCTCAGCGCCGGAACCGATCCCGAGATCACCATCGTCAAGGAGTGGGCGCCGGACGCGCAGCTCGCCGAGGCGCACTGGACCGAAGACCGCCGGGCACTGGGGAATTCGCGGTTCGATCCCACGCGCTGGGCTCCGGTCCTCGAGCTCTACCGTCCGTTCCTGTCCTACAGCGAGCTCGGCGCGCTGGTCGACGGCAAACCGAGCGACCTGTTCGACGCGCTGCATCAGCTGTTGGGCCTGGACGAATTGACGGTCGCGCAGGAGCGAATACGGTCCCGCCGCCTGTCCCTGGAGCGCGCGGCGCGGGATTCCCGGGTGGAACGGGTCGCCCTGGTCGACGCCCTGGACGCGCTCGCCGACGACCGCGCGACCCGGATGGCCAAACTGCTGCGTCCGGCCCAGCCCGACTTGACCGCGGTGAGCCGCCACATGTCCGGCCGCGCCGACGACACCGGCCCGGACGGGTTGCGCGCCATCGTCCGCCTCGCCCTGCCCACCAGTGAACAGGTGGACGAGATCGCCGACCGGCTCGCCTCCTGCGGCGCGGCCCTCGCGCGCGACACCACCGCCGACGCCGAGGCGGACCTGCGGGTCCTGGAGTTGTTGCGGCGCGCCCGCAGCCATGCCGACGCCAGTGGTGACTGCCCGTGTCCGGTGTGCGGTCGCGGCACCCTCGATCAGGACTGGGCCCGCGCCGCCGACGCCGAGATCGCCCAGTTGGCCGCGCGAGTGGACGCGCTCACCACCGCCCAGACCCGCCTGCGGGAAGCCACCCGGGCCGCCCGCGCGCTGCCGGACCAGGTGCCGCCGGAACTGGATTTCGACCCGCGCAATCCGCCGACCATCGACACCGCCGCGGTCCATCGCGCCTGGTCGGATTGGGCCGCGCTGGCCTCCGCCGAATACACCCCCGATCTGCCGGAGCGGTTGCGCAGCGCGCATTCTCGGCTCGTCGACGAACTCACGCTGCTGCAGCAGGGCACCCGCAAAGAACTCGATCGCCTCGACGAGGTGTGGGCGCCGCTGGTCCCGCGCATCGCGAGCTGGTTGGACAACGCCCGCCAAGTCGCCTTGCGCACAGGCGAATTGCGTACCGTCAAACGCGCCGAGGACTGGCTCAAGTCCGCTACCACGGGTTTGCGGGATGAGCGCATGTCTCCGCTGGAGACCACGGCCCGCTGGGTCTGGCGCACCCTGCGCCAGCAGAGCAACGTCGAGCTCGGCGGAATCAAGTTGCAGGGCAATGCCGGAACGGCCCGCCGGGTACTGCTCGACGTCACCGTCGACGAGGTGGAGAGCGCCGCGCTGGGCGTGATGAGCCAGGGCGAACTGCACGCGCTGGGCCTGTCGCTGTTCCTGCCGCGGGCCACGGTGGAGCACAGCCCGTTCCGCTTCGTCATGATCGACGACCCGGTCCAGGCCATGGATCCGGCCAAGGTGGACGGTCTGGCCCGGGTGCTGGCCGCGGTCGCCGCGACCCGGCAGGTCATCGTGTTCACCCATGACGAACGGCTGGCCGAGGCGGTGCGCCGGATGCAGCTGGCGGCCCGGGTGCTGGAAGTGCAGCGGCGCGAGCGTTCGGTGGTGGAGGTGCGGGTCTCCAGCGACCCGGTCCGCCGCTACCTGGACGACGCGCGTTCCCTGGTCCGCACCCCGCAACTTCCGGCGGCGATCGCCGACGAACTCGTCGCCACCTGCTGCCGGTCCGCCGTGGAGGCGGCCAGCCAGGCCCGGATCCGGCGCGACTTGCTCGCCGGGGGCATGCATCACCGTGAGGTGGAGCGGCATCTGGAATCGGCGCACACCACCCGGGCCATGGTGGCGCTGGCGGTGATGGGCGTGACCTACAACGTCGACGATCTGAACCAGCATCTCGCCGCGGAAGCGAAATGGCTGGTCCCCGCGCTGCGAGATGTCACAGCCGCCGCGCATGTGCCGATCGACCGCACCATGCGCGAATTGATCAGCAGCACCGAGCGGCTTATTTCGTGGCTGAGCAGGTGAACGGCCCGCGCGGCAACGGTACGCCGAATGCGCGGCGGCGACCGGCCAAGCCGCGCCGTCCGCGGCGGCGTCCACCCCGGCCGACGGTGGCCGACCGTTTCGACGCCGTGGACCGACTATTGGACGGCGATGTGACCGACGCGGGCGGGGTGTGGTCGCGTGCGACCGCGTGGATTCTGCGTCTGGCGTTGGAACAGGCGGTGGACCAGCTGTGGCTGCGCACCACACCGGAACTGGCGCGCTGCCCGATGCGCGCACAACTGCTGGCCCTGCGCGTCTACGCGGGACCGGAGACCGCCGCGCAGGTCGCGACGGTGTGGGCGGCGCTGTCTCGCGCCGCCCACCACCACGATTACGAACTCGCGCCCAGCGTCACCGAACTGCGCCGCTGGCGCGAGCAGACCGCCGCCGTGGCCGCGGTGCTGGCCCGGGTGGAGTAGTCAGAACACCCAAGGTCCCCCGATCAGCGTGTCGATCCACCGCTGCAGACCCGAACCGAGCCCGGACAGCGTGCTCAACGGCCCGAATGGTCCCATCATCAGCTCCCTTGTTGGTCGCGGAAAAGATGTCGGACAGGGATTCGGCGCGCTCGGGCTCGCGGACCGGTTTACCGGAGTGGGCCGGGCCCGCTGATGACGTGATCGATCATCCCGTAGTCCTTGGCCTGCGCCGCCGTGAACCACCGGTCCCGATCCCAGTCGATCAGGATCTGCTCATAGCTCTGCCCGGTGTGCTGGGCGATCAGTTCGCCCAGCTGCTTCTTGAGCAGCGCTTGCTGCTCGGCCATGATCATGATGTCCGCCGCGGAGCCGCCGATGCCCGCCGACGGCTGATGCATGATGATCCGAGTGTGCGCCAGCGCGTGCCGCTTGCCCTTCGCTCCGCTGGTCAGCAGGAACTGGCCCATCGAGCCGGCCAGGCCGAGCGCGTAGGTGGCCACGTCGCAGCCGATGTAATGCATGGTGTCGTAGATGGCCATGCCGGCGTCGACGGAGCCGCCGGGGGAGTTGATGTAGAGGCTGATGTCCTGTCCGGGATCTTCGGCGGCGAGCAGAAGCAGTTGTGCGCAAATGCGATTGGCGATGGTGTCGTCGACCTGGGCACCGAGGAAGACCACGCGTTCACGCAGGAGCCGATCTTGTACGGAATCGTCGAGGGTTGGTCCGGGGGTAGCCATCGCCCGAGCGTAGATTTCGCGCCGGAACGGGACCATGCTTCGCTGCTGGCAGCGGATTTCGCTGTAGACGAACCGCTTTCGTGTTCGTGCGCCCCGGTGGCCGGTTATCCTGCCGCCCGCTGGGACAATCACCGCCATGGCTGAGTCGCAGATGTGCCCGTGCCGGCGCGGAGAACCATTCGGCGAATGCTGCGGTCCGCTGCTCGCCGGCGAGCGCCCCGCCCCCACCGCCGAGGCGTTGATGCGCTCGCGCTACACCGCTTTCGCGGTCGGCGACACCGGCTATCTGAAGCGGTCCTGGCATTCCGGCAATCGACCGGAGGATCTCGACCTCGACCCCGGACAGCGCTGGTTGTTCTTGGAGATCGTGCGCACCGAACGCGGCGGGCCGTTCGACGACACCGGCCTCGTCGAGTTCATCGCCCACTACCGCGCCGACGGTGGGCGCGGCCAGTTGCACGAGGTCAGCCGATTCGTGCGGGAGGACGGCGCCTGGGTCTATCTCGATGGCGTGATCCAACCCTGACCGCCCGCTAGGGTGGCAGTGTCACCGCACGAGGGGGGTTGGAAATTGAATCCGCGGTATTGGTTTCGCTGGTTGACCATGCAGGGCATGCTGCGTTTCGCGGTGCGTAAGCACGCGCGCGCCGGTGACCCGTTCGCGCGATTGCTCGGGGGCGCCGGGCGTCCCGCCGACCCGTTCGGACTCATCGACGGGTTGCGAGCGCAGGGCCGGGTGGTGCACACGCCGCTGGCGAAGGTCACCGTCGATCACGAATTGGCCCGGATCGTGGTGCGCGACAACCGCTTCGGCAAGGTGCCCGCGGGCAGCGTCGACAGCAAGGCGGCGGCGCTGATGGCACTGCTGGCCGATCGCCTGCCGCTGCCGGCGAACCCGGTCGAACCTCCGTCCATGCTGGTGATCGACCCGCCCGAGCACGCCAGGATGCGCCGTCCGGTCACCTCCGCGTTCACTCCGCGCGCCACCGCCCGGCTACGCGAGCGCGTGGAGTCGGTCACTACAGAATTGCTCGACGCGTTCCCCGCCGAGGGTTCGGCCGACCTGATCGAAGCGTTCGCCGCGCAGGTACCGAGCGCGATCATCACCGACATCCTCGGCTTTCCGCAGCAGGACCGCGCGATGTTCCTGGAGTGGGGCGGTCACATCGCGCCGCTGTTCGACATCGGCCTGGACTGGCCGCGTTTCCGCCGCGCCTTCGCCTCCCAGGACCGGATGGACACCTACCTCGACGCGCATCTGGCACGGTTGCGCCGCGAACCGGGCGAAGACATCCTGTCCAGTCTCGTCACCTCGGGTGAACTCGACGACCGCGAACTCAAAGCCACCGCCGGATTGCTCATGGCGGCCGGTTTCGAGACGACGGTGAACCTGATCGGCAATTGTGTAGTGCGTCTGCTGGAGAACCCCGGCCAGCTGGCGCGCCTGCGCGCCGAGCCCGGCCTGTGGCCCAACGCGATCGAGGAATCCCTGCGGCTGGACGCACCGGTCCAGAACACCGCCCGCCTCGCTCTGGTACCGCTCGAACTCGGCGGTGTCGCATTGCGCGAAAACACCCTCGTCGTGGTGTCGCTGGCCGGCGCCAACCGTGATCCCGCCGTCTTCGAGGATCCGCACCGCTTCGACGTTGCGCGCGAAAATGCCAGGGAACACCTGTCTTTCAGCAGCGGTGTGCACGTCTGCCTCGGGGCCAGCCTGGCCCGCATGGAAGCCACCCATGCCGTCCGCGCGTTGTTCGACCGCTTCCCCGACCTGCGACTCGATGGCGAACCGCGGCACCGTGACACGCTCACACTGCACGGTTACGAACGCCTCCCGGTCC from Nocardia goodfellowii carries:
- a CDS encoding VWA domain-containing protein, whose product is MSADDVQARRWRLVLGAAAEAEVGGLGDADDLAMDQALGSLYNGAEEDAAGQRTGGLGGSAPRVARWLGDIRRYFPSSVVEVLQRDAVDRLELTQLLLEPELLEAVQPDVHLVGTLLGLNSVLPETTRATARVVVAKVVREIEERIAAHTRAAVTGALNRAARTTRPKPRDIDWDKTIRKNLAHYLPEQRTVVPERLVGYGRTAQAVRRDVVLAIDQSGSMAASVVYASVFGAVLASMRALRTSLVVFDTEVADLTDRLTDPVDVLFGTQLGGGTDINQALAYCQSLVTRPADTLFVLISDLYEGGIRAEMLRRINAMRESGVQVLVLLALSDDGAPAYDHDNAAALAALGVPAFACTPDAFPDLLAVAIDRGDVHAWAAAREQGRGGRRR
- a CDS encoding DUF5682 family protein codes for the protein MTSDVDPRTRVFGIRHHGPGSARSLLRALHDFQPDAILIEGPADADPLVGFVAAEGMAPPVALLAYVPDQPARAAFWPFAVFSPEWQAMRYAADRDIPVHFCDLPATTVLAVREEPGDTIDPVAELAAAAGHDDTERWWDAILESAPHINAFDAITEAMAELRNARPDTSGTGEELREAGAEQNPRPELVDSHTLLREAYMRQVLRKTIKGGARRVAVVCGAWHAPALAGPLGPAAPDARLLKGLPKVKATVTWVPWTHSRLATASGYGAGIDSPGWYHHLFTETEQPVARWLTKAAGVLRAQDLPVSSAHVIESVRLAETLAVLRERPLAGLSEVTEAVRAVMCGGEETLVRVVNSALVVGEALGSVPEGAPAVPLDADLRARIRTLRMKQDPAAKALDLDLRKDRERQRSHLLHRLRLLGIPWGTEVSSDIRGTGTFRESWSLRWRPEFAVAVVEASRWGTTIAAAAAAKVLDAAARPDVGLADLTTALESSLLADLGPATTGLVARLETVAALDHDVTRLLAALPSLVGTLRYGDVRGTDTSALAHVADSLLVRICAGLPGAVTGLDTTAAEHLRALLDAAHTAIHTRDNAWATAEWLVALHRLADREDVHGALVGRAVRLLADAGRIDRADSARRLSAALSIGPTPAAKAAWIDGFLGGRGLLLVHDRQLLHLIDTWLHTLPEDQFTTTLPLLRRTFSTFEPAERRAIATALRTPETPTTPTPTTDHTRGTAAMTTVARILGATP
- a CDS encoding ATP-binding protein — protein: MTTTDLVPELLRPHAEQAYATELAALAAADTRPRPPGWRLSPWAVVTYLLGGVLDDGTVISPKYVGPRRLMEVAVATLATDRALLLLGVPGTAKTWVSEHLSAAVSGASTLLVQGTSGTAEESIRYGWNYARLLAEGPSEGALVASPVMTAMRTGAIARIEELTRIPSDVQDALITILSEKTLPVPELGIQVQAAKGFNIIATANDRDRGVNDLSSALRRRFNTVVLPLPASEDDEVAIVTRRVEQLGAALELPAIPAADEVRRVVRVFRELRSGSTADGRTALKSPSGTLSTAEAISVITNGIALSAHFGDGTLRAADIAGSVLGAIIKDPVSDTAIWTEYLEAVVRERPDWSDFYRACREISE